From the genome of Alteromonas stellipolaris:
AACCCAATGGAAACCCCTTTCATTCCAAGTTGGAACCGAGTAACCAGCGCTGTGCCAGATATTCTCGAGCGCTTGCTGGAGGCCGTTGAAGCTGACACCGCAGAATTTATGGAGTAATAGACAATGACATGGCAAGTACTCCATGACAAAGTGAAGCACCATCTAGAATATATCTATGCGGACGTGCCCCTTGAGCATTCATTAGAAAGCTTAACCATGTCTTTAATGGAGACTATGGGCATTAAGCCTGATGAAGATGTTTCGCTTCCTCAATCCCATTCTAATTATTGGGACGAGGAAGACATCATCATGATCACCTATGGCGATAGCGTTATTGATGGCGACGAGCGACCGCTCGTTACCCTCAATCGTTTTTTAAATCGTTATAGTAAGAACACCATCAATAATGTGCATATTCTGCCTTTCTTTCCATACAGTTCAGACGATGGCTTTTCGGTCATCGACTATTCAAGTGTGAATGAGGCCTTAGGCAGTTGGGACGATATTGAAGCCATTGCGAAAGACTACGGGTTAATGACTGACTTGGTCATTAACCACTGTTCTGCGCGCAGTGTATGGTTCGATAATTTCATCAAAGGCGAAGGTCCTGGTTCAGATTTCTTTTTTACTGGGGATCCAGCGGATGATTTGTCTATCGTCACTCGCCCTAGGGTTTCGCCGCTATTGCGTGAAACAGAAACCAAAGATGGCACTAAACATGTCTGGTGTACTTTTAGTCACGACCAAGTCGATTTTGATTTCAGGAATCCTAAGGTACTTCTTACGTTCATTGATATCATTCGTTTGTATATCGACAAGGGCGCAAAAATATTCCGCTTAGATGCCGTGGCGTTTTTGTGGAAAATTGTGGGCACCAACTGTATTAACCTTCCTCAAACTCATGAGGTTATTAGGTTAATTCGTACCCTGATTGAACATGTCGACCCGTCTATTATTATCATTACTGAAACCAATATTCCTAACCGGGAAAATTTGACCTATTTCGGTAATGCTAACGAAGCTCATGCTATTTATAACTTTTCATTACCGCCGTTATTGGTAAATACCTTGGTGACCGGTAATTGTAAGTACTTAAAAAGTTGGATGATGAGCATGCCACCAGCGCAAAACGGTACGGCCTACTTTAACTTCATTGCATCGCACGATGGGATTGGCCTTCGCCCTGCCGAAGGGTTGTTAGATGACGAAGAAATTTCAGAACTTGTGCATACCATGCAAAACTTTGGTGGCAAAATTTCGTGGCGTGCGTCTGATCATGGCCAACAAAAGCCTTATGAAATAAACATTACGTTATTTGATGCGTTACAGGGAACGACAAAAGGTCCTGATAAATGGCAAATAGACAGATTCATCTGTGCACATGCCATTATGCTGGGAATGGAAGGTATTCCAGGCATTTATATTCATAGTTTATTAGGTACATCTAACGACTATGAAAAAGTGGCTAATACAGGTCAAAATCGTTCGATTAACCGCAGACGTTGGGATTTCAAAGAGCTCGAAGCTTTGCTTGATTCGCCCTACTCTCAGCACCATAAAGTATTGACGCGATTGTCTCAATTAATTCGAATTCGTAAAGCGCAGCCTGCATTCCACCCGAATGCCACACAGTTTACGCTACAGCTTAATGAAAATATTTTCGGTTATTGGCGACAAAGCTTAGACAGAAAGCAAAGTATCTTCTGCATTAGTAATGTATCGGATGAAGAGCAAACTATTTTACTGTCAGATATCAACCTAATTGGTACTGATAACTGGATAGATCTTGTGACTCGCCAACAAATTGCTTTGTCGGATGCCTTTTTGCAATTGAAACCCTATCAAGTGCTCTGGATTAGCAACCAAGACTTTGAGTAACGTTAGTTTCTTGAGCTTTCCACTCACCTCTTCCAAACGGCGCTTACAGCGCCGTTTTTATTATAATTTCTTTATCGTCATTGCCTAATACATTGGTTTATTGACTGATTTAGGTGATAATCCTCACCCTCAAATTAGGGAGTGGTTTTCATGTCTTCAAAATGGTTATCGTTAGAACACGCATTAGAAAAAGCGATTGATGCAACTAGCACCTTAGGTGAATCTGAAACCATTGCGTTGAGCCATGCCCTAGGAAGAATTACCGCCTCTGAAGTACACGCTACACTATCTGTCCCACCGTGGGATAATTCGGCAATGGATGGCTTCGCTATTAATGCAGATAGTAGCCAACCAAACACGCTTATGCCTATTCAAGGTACGATTACCGCTGGCATGGCCGCAGACGAACCATTAAAACCTGGTCATGCCATCAAGATAATGACAGGTGCACCAGTCCCCCAAGGTGCCGACGCTGTAGTCATGGTTGAAAATACATTTACTGAAGGCAATCACGTAAGTATTAATAGGCAGCACTCTTGTGGTGAAAATATTCGCAACAAAGAAGCAGATATTCAAATTGGACAGTCACTAGTAAATCAAGGCGTTCGATTACAGCCACAGCACCTTATGTTGTTGTCTTCACAGGGGCTAACCACGGTTGAAGTAGTGAAACAAGTTAAGGTAGGTGTGGTTGCCACAGGTTCTGAACTGGCGCAACCCGGCGAACCTTGCTTACCCACACAAATATACGAGTCGAACCGTATTGGTGTGAGTGCCTTACTTTCAGAATTGGGCGTGGAAATTATCGATTTCGGCATAGTGAAAGACGACGAACAATCACTCACCGCTTTGTTTAAAGAAGCCAGTGAGCAAGTAGATGTGATGGTCAGTAGTGGCGGCGTATCTGTTGGCGACGCCGATTACGTGAAAGATGTAATAGATACGCTAGGCAGTATCGACTTTTGGAAAGTCGCCATTAAGCCGGGAAAACCTTTTGCCTTAGGCCACATTGGTAACACCTTGTTTTGTGGTCTGCCTGGTAACCCTGTTTCAGCCTTTGTGACCGCCAAACTTCTTGTTACGCCGTTAATTAGAAAAATGCAGGGTGAACGCCACGTTCGTAAGCCGCTAACCGTTAATGCCACAGTAACATGTGACATTAAACGTCGTGCTGGCCGACGAGATTTTCAGCGCGCCACGATGACCTACGATGAAAATTTCAATCTTCTCGTAACGCCGTTTCGCACACAAAGCTCTGGTGTTATGACGTCTATTACCGCAGCAAATTGTTTAATGATAATTCACGAAGATATTAGTCATGTTGAAAAAGGCACTACCTTGCCTGTTATCCCTTTTGACTTACTTTCACCTGAATCGGATTTGTAACCTTGAAGAACAAACGTTATTTACTTGAAGGTAGAGATATAATAAAGCTGGCTTGGCCATTATTAATTGCGCAAATCACCCAAATGCTAATGGGCGTAAGCGATACGATTATGGCGGGACGTTATAGCGCCACTGATATGGCAGCGGTGGCCCTGGGTTTTAGTATTACCGTGCCCTTATTATGCTTTATACAAGGTATTGCACTTGCCTTACCGCCGATTATTTCAAGGCTTCAAGGTACAAAAGACATAACTGGCATTGCCAATGCCAGTCAACAAGCAGGCTACTTAGTGTGTTTCGTTGGTTTAGCGGTAGCCACCCTTATTCCCTTTGCCGGCAACATCGTCTCGTTATTCCCTATGGCAGATGAGCTTCATACCATTACCGTAGATTATGTCGTTTATGTGCTGTGTGCCATGCCGGGTTTTGCGCTTTATCAGTGGTTACGGAATTACTGTGAAGGGTTAGGTAAAACCAAGCCCACTATGTTAATTACCGTTATAGGTTTAATGGCTAATATTATTGGTAACTACCTGTTCATTTACGGTGTGGGCCCTATTCCTGCTTTTGGTGGCGCAGGTTGTGGTGTAGCAACAGCCATTGTTATTTATACCATGCTAATTGCTACTTTCATTTACGTACGATTTAGCCCAGCACTAAAAAAATACCAACTATTCGATACGTACTACAAGCCGTCTGTGGTGGCCATAAAGCGTACCTTTAAGCTTGGCCTTCCTATCGCCATGACATTGCTGTTTGAAGTGACCTTATTTGCTGTAGTGGCATTGTTACTAGCGCCCTTTGGCTCAACAACCGTTGCCGCACACCAAGTTGCCCTTAATTTCTCAGCGCTTATGTTTATGATACCCATGAGTATTGGTATGGCAGCGTCTATTCGAATTGGTTATCGCATAGGGCAAGATAATAGACGGCAAGCTAAAATTGCCGCTCAGTGTTCCATTTTAATTGGGTTTGTTACCGCAGCCTGTACTGCAACCTTCACGCTAAGTGCCAAAGCATTCATCATTGGGCTTTATACTAGCGACGATGCAGTTTACCAAATGGCGAATGCGCTGCTTATTTATGCGGCTATTTTTCAACTTTCAGACGCTATACAAGTAATATCAGCCAATGCCTTACGTGGATACAAAGACACGACTGCCATGTTTATTATTACATTTGTGTCTTACTGGTTAATTGGCCTGCCCACCGGCGTAATATTAGGCCGTACTGATTGGGTAACCGCAGAGCCTATGTCTGCTGGCGGTTTTTGGATTGGGTTTATTGTGGGGTTAAGTGCAGCAGCCATTATGCTAGGCGCAAGACTTTATTATATTCAGCGGCCAAACTACCGCTACGCTACCTAGTTTTATAAATACTATGACTATCGATTACACGTCTGTGTTCCGATAGGCTTCCCAATCACTAGGTGCATCAATATCAAATGCAGATTCGGGGTGATTTACCCCAATGGCCTGCCCTTTATTTTTCCAATTTTCTATCACTTTCTTAGCCCCTTTATCACCGCTTAATGCCAGTAAGCTGTCGAATGCCGCTTTTGGAAAAATGGCAGGCACTGTTGCTTTCGTTTCAAGAACGCGGTTATACCACTGACTGAAGATGATGTGATTGGGGTTTGATGGTAACTCGTTAATTAATGCTTGCAGTGTGGTAGTGGTGACACTGGCTAAGTCTGCTAAGTGCACTAACACATGGGTGTACTGGTGGTCGTTTGCTTGCATAGCATTGCTAATGCCACAGCAAATACTCGAAGCGATGCCTTCATGCCACGACGGGTTGTAACACACCTTAACACTATTGCTATCTTGCACTGCGTTGGCCGTAATTAAATCAGCAATATCGCTGTGCCAACGGCCGGTTACCACGTAAGTAGCGTCAAGGTGAAGTGCTTGTAACTGCTGCAAAGCGTATTGGATTAACGGCAACCCACTGTAATGTGGGGAAAGTAACTTGTTACTGCCGTAACGCTTACTTTCCCCACCCGCCAAAAGTATGCTTGCAATCTTAATCATGCTTACTCATGTTAATTTACCGTATTTGCTGCATTAACTGTATTCACCAGTTCTCACGCTTGCGAAACTAAACAAGATCTAACGTGAACGACTGAGCTCTTTGATGGCTTGGGTTAGCCCTTCAAGAGTTAGCCCGTACATTCTGTCTTCAACAATCTCTTTAATAATTGAAATAGACGAATAATAAGGCCAATAGTTCTCAGCTTGTGGATTTAACCATACCGCTTTATTAAAATGGTTCAGTATACGGCCCAGCCACGCACTACCCGGCTCTTCGTTCCAATGCTCAACACTTCCACCAGGATAAGTAATCTCATAAGGCCCCATGGTGGCATCGCCAACAAAAATGACTTTATAGTCTTTACCGTACCGATGAATAATATCGTGAACCGATACCCGTTCTTTTTCGCGTCGCAGGTTATCTTTCCATACCTCTTCATACACGCAGTTATGAAAGTAGAAGTACTCGAGGTATTTGAACTCACTCTGCACTGCGGAGAAAAGCTCTTGGGTAGTTTTAACATAAGGATCCATAGAACCACCCACATCAAAAAACATTAACACCTTAACCGCGTTATGGCGCTCGGGCGACATGTGTATATCTAACATGCCGCCTTTTTTAGCCGTTTCACCAATGGTCGTGGCCACATCCAGTTCTTCACTTGCACCGGTTCTGGCGAACTTACGTAATTTACGCAAAGCCACTTTAATATTTCGTGTACCTAGCTCTACGTCGGCAGATAAATTTTTAAACTCGCGTTTGTCCCATACTTTTACCGCAGAGTTACGACGATTGCCTTTTTGACCAATACGAATACCTTCAGGGTTGTCGCCATAAGCGCCGAAGGGAGACGTTCCACCTGTACCCACCCACTTATTACCACCTTGATGTCGCTTTTCTTGCTCTTCAAGGCGCTTTTTAAGGGTATCCATTAAGGCTTCTAAGCCACCAGATTGGCGCAGTGCTTCACGCTCTTCTGCGCTTAAGGTTTTCTCAATTTGCTTACGTAACCATTCTTCGGGAATTTCTTTACCGAATAAATCGATAGATTCCACCCCTTCGAAGTAATCGGCAAATGCTCTGTCGAATTTATCGTATTGAGATTCATCTTTCACCATGATGGTTCGAGACAAACTATAAAAGCCTTCTAAATCTGCATAAACAATATGCTTTTCCAAGGCGTGGAGT
Proteins encoded in this window:
- a CDS encoding sugar phosphorylase, which gives rise to MTWQVLHDKVKHHLEYIYADVPLEHSLESLTMSLMETMGIKPDEDVSLPQSHSNYWDEEDIIMITYGDSVIDGDERPLVTLNRFLNRYSKNTINNVHILPFFPYSSDDGFSVIDYSSVNEALGSWDDIEAIAKDYGLMTDLVINHCSARSVWFDNFIKGEGPGSDFFFTGDPADDLSIVTRPRVSPLLRETETKDGTKHVWCTFSHDQVDFDFRNPKVLLTFIDIIRLYIDKGAKIFRLDAVAFLWKIVGTNCINLPQTHEVIRLIRTLIEHVDPSIIIITETNIPNRENLTYFGNANEAHAIYNFSLPPLLVNTLVTGNCKYLKSWMMSMPPAQNGTAYFNFIASHDGIGLRPAEGLLDDEEISELVHTMQNFGGKISWRASDHGQQKPYEINITLFDALQGTTKGPDKWQIDRFICAHAIMLGMEGIPGIYIHSLLGTSNDYEKVANTGQNRSINRRRWDFKELEALLDSPYSQHHKVLTRLSQLIRIRKAQPAFHPNATQFTLQLNENIFGYWRQSLDRKQSIFCISNVSDEEQTILLSDINLIGTDNWIDLVTRQQIALSDAFLQLKPYQVLWISNQDFE
- the moeA gene encoding molybdopterin molybdotransferase MoeA, whose protein sequence is MSSKWLSLEHALEKAIDATSTLGESETIALSHALGRITASEVHATLSVPPWDNSAMDGFAINADSSQPNTLMPIQGTITAGMAADEPLKPGHAIKIMTGAPVPQGADAVVMVENTFTEGNHVSINRQHSCGENIRNKEADIQIGQSLVNQGVRLQPQHLMLLSSQGLTTVEVVKQVKVGVVATGSELAQPGEPCLPTQIYESNRIGVSALLSELGVEIIDFGIVKDDEQSLTALFKEASEQVDVMVSSGGVSVGDADYVKDVIDTLGSIDFWKVAIKPGKPFALGHIGNTLFCGLPGNPVSAFVTAKLLVTPLIRKMQGERHVRKPLTVNATVTCDIKRRAGRRDFQRATMTYDENFNLLVTPFRTQSSGVMTSITAANCLMIIHEDISHVEKGTTLPVIPFDLLSPESDL
- a CDS encoding MATE family efflux transporter, giving the protein MKNKRYLLEGRDIIKLAWPLLIAQITQMLMGVSDTIMAGRYSATDMAAVALGFSITVPLLCFIQGIALALPPIISRLQGTKDITGIANASQQAGYLVCFVGLAVATLIPFAGNIVSLFPMADELHTITVDYVVYVLCAMPGFALYQWLRNYCEGLGKTKPTMLITVIGLMANIIGNYLFIYGVGPIPAFGGAGCGVATAIVIYTMLIATFIYVRFSPALKKYQLFDTYYKPSVVAIKRTFKLGLPIAMTLLFEVTLFAVVALLLAPFGSTTVAAHQVALNFSALMFMIPMSIGMAASIRIGYRIGQDNRRQAKIAAQCSILIGFVTAACTATFTLSAKAFIIGLYTSDDAVYQMANALLIYAAIFQLSDAIQVISANALRGYKDTTAMFIITFVSYWLIGLPTGVILGRTDWVTAEPMSAGGFWIGFIVGLSAAAIMLGARLYYIQRPNYRYAT
- a CDS encoding nucleotidyltransferase family protein, with the protein product MIKIASILLAGGESKRYGSNKLLSPHYSGLPLIQYALQQLQALHLDATYVVTGRWHSDIADLITANAVQDSNSVKVCYNPSWHEGIASSICCGISNAMQANDHQYTHVLVHLADLASVTTTTLQALINELPSNPNHIIFSQWYNRVLETKATVPAIFPKAAFDSLLALSGDKGAKKVIENWKNKGQAIGVNHPESAFDIDAPSDWEAYRNTDV
- a CDS encoding vWA domain-containing protein, coding for MLIQFFFTLRKYQVKVSLRELLDLLHALEKHIVYADLEGFYSLSRTIMVKDESQYDKFDRAFADYFEGVESIDLFGKEIPEEWLRKQIEKTLSAEEREALRQSGGLEALMDTLKKRLEEQEKRHQGGNKWVGTGGTSPFGAYGDNPEGIRIGQKGNRRNSAVKVWDKREFKNLSADVELGTRNIKVALRKLRKFARTGASEELDVATTIGETAKKGGMLDIHMSPERHNAVKVLMFFDVGGSMDPYVKTTQELFSAVQSEFKYLEYFYFHNCVYEEVWKDNLRREKERVSVHDIIHRYGKDYKVIFVGDATMGPYEITYPGGSVEHWNEEPGSAWLGRILNHFNKAVWLNPQAENYWPYYSSISIIKEIVEDRMYGLTLEGLTQAIKELSRSR